In the genome of Desulfonauticus submarinus, the window TCAAGAAAAATATAAAAAAATATCTAAAGCCCATTCTGAACTTCAAGAAATAGTTTCTACCTATCGAGAATACAAAAAAATTCTAAATCAAATAAAAGAAAATCAGGAACTTCTAAAAGACAAAGACCCTGAAATTAGAGAGCTGGCAGAGGAAGAAATTAAAGAATTAAAGCCCCAACAAAAAAAATTAGAAGATAAATTAAAAATTTTACTCATACCAAAAGATCCGCTAGATGAAAAAAATATTATTTTAGAAATAAGAGCAGGCACAGGTGGAGAGGAAGCTGCTCTGTTTGCTGCAGATCTATTTAGAATGTACTCACGCTATGCAGAAAACAAAGGCTGGAAGGTAGAAATTATGGATGCCCATGAAACAGGAACTGGTGGCTTTAAAGAAGTAATTGCTAATATATCAGGAAAACAAGTTTATAGTCGCTTAAAATTTGAATCAGGAGTTCATAGAGTACAAAGAGTACCTGCCACAGAATCCCAAGGCCGTATCCATACTTCCGCAGTCACTGTGGCTATTCTGCCAGAAGCTGAAGAAATAGATATTCATATTGATCCTAATGAGCTCAGAATAGATGTTTTTCGCTCTTCTGGGCCTGGAGGACAAAGTGTAAATACCACAGATTCAGCAGTAAGAATTACTCATATCCCCACAGGGTTAGTTGTAACATGTCAAGATGAAAAGTCCCAGCACAAAAACAAAGCAAAAGCTTTAAAAGTGTTAAGAGCTCGTCTATTACAAATCAAACAAGAAGAACAAAAAAAAGAATTAGATGAAAATAGAAGATCTCAAGTAGGAAGTGGAGACAGATCTGAACGCATTAGGACATATAATTTTCCTCAAGGAAGAGTTACTGACCACCGTATAAATTTAACTATTTATAATCTTGACGCTATTTTAGAAGGAGAGTTAGATCAAGTAATAGATCCTCTTATTCAACATTTTCAAACCGAGGCTCTTAAACAAGAAGCATCTATCTAACGTGCTAACGTGACTTATAGAGAAGCTTTAATAAAGGCTAATAAACTTCTACAAAACAATATTGATTCGCCCAATCTAGACGCAGTTTTACTTTTAGCCTTTACCTTAAAAAAAAATAAAGAATATATTTATACTTGGCCTGATAAAAATCTTAATTTAAAAGAAGAAAATATTTTTTTTTCTTTTATAAATCAACGTATTCAAGGAAAACCTCTAGCTTATATCATACAAGAGAAAGAATTTTACGGTCTAAAATTTTATGTAAATCCTTATGTACTTATTCCACGTCCAGAAACAGAACTAATTATAGATCAAGTAAAAAAACTTTTTTCTTTTGAGCAAAAGTTTACCTTCTGTGATTTAGGCACAGGGAGTGGATGTTTGGGCATTA includes:
- the prfA gene encoding peptide chain release factor 1, producing MLAKLESLEQKFLELEKELSSPDIFQDQEKYKKISKAHSELQEIVSTYREYKKILNQIKENQELLKDKDPEIRELAEEEIKELKPQQKKLEDKLKILLIPKDPLDEKNIILEIRAGTGGEEAALFAADLFRMYSRYAENKGWKVEIMDAHETGTGGFKEVIANISGKQVYSRLKFESGVHRVQRVPATESQGRIHTSAVTVAILPEAEEIDIHIDPNELRIDVFRSSGPGGQSVNTTDSAVRITHIPTGLVVTCQDEKSQHKNKAKALKVLRARLLQIKQEEQKKELDENRRSQVGSGDRSERIRTYNFPQGRVTDHRINLTIYNLDAILEGELDQVIDPLIQHFQTEALKQEASI